The sequence TAGTCGGCCCGATATGCGAATCGGGCGATTTTCTGGCCAGAGACAGGAGTTTCCCCGAAGTTTCCGCGGGAGAACTGCTTGCGGTTTTCAGCGCGGGGGCGTACGGTTTCGTGATGTCGTCTAATTACAACACAAGACCCCGGGCTGCCGAGGTTCTTGTAAGCGGTGAGAGGTACTGTGAGATAAGGGCCAGGGAAACTCTCGAGGACCTGCTGAAAGCTGAGAGCATCGCGGAATTTCTTTAGCATCTAAACGGCGCTTGGTAGTTAAGTCATGAAACAGGGTTTTAACGGGCTTAAGGTAACGTCTTTTGAAAGTCGCCGTTGCGAGGAGATGAAAAAGCTTATCTCCTATCACGGCGGTGTGCCCAGGGTCGCACCCTCGATGAGGGAAGTCCCCGATCTTAAAAGTCCTTACGTTGCCGGGTTTGCCGATGATCTTTTCTCGGGCAACGTTGATATCCTTGTGCTGATGACGGGGGTGGGCACCCGGATCCTCTCCGACATGGTGATCGCGGAGTCGGAGGAAAAGAAATATTTGGATGCCCTGAGCGCGACGACGATTCTTGCCAGAGGTCCTAAGCCCGTGGCGGCCCTTCGCAAATTCGGGATAAAACCGAATATAACCGTTCCTGAACCGAACACGTGGAGAGACATACTTTCCACTTTTGACCAGAGGGACATGTCGCTTGAGAACCTAGTCGTGTATGTCCAGGAATACGGGGTCTCCAACGAGGAGTTTCTCGCTTCTCTTGAAAAAAGAGGGGCTGACGTAAGAAGAATTCCCATTTACAGGTGGGCGCTGCCGGAGGATCTGGGTCCCCTGCGCGATGCTGTAAGATCCGTATCCGAAGGGGAAGAGGACTGCCTCCTGTTCACAAGCTCCCGGCAGGTATCCAACCTTTTTGAGGTGGCGGCCGGGGAAGGATATGCCGACGACTTCATTGAAGGAATTAAAAAAGCGCTTGTATGTTCGATCGGACCGACTACCACGGAGACACTCAGGGAAAACGGGATATCCGTTGACTATGAGCCCGACAGCCCGAAAATGGGGAACCTGGTGAGAGAGGTGGCCAGAAGGTCAGCGGCGCTTCTCGCCAAAAAAAGAACAGCTTTTCAAAACGGGGTGGATACCCGGAACTGGAACCGCACGCAGATGGTCTGGTCGGAGGACGGCGCGCAGGTCCAAAGGAGAGAAATCACTTCTGAAGGAGCATTTATGAAGGCGTGTCGACTCGAGAAATCCGATTATACTCCCATCTGGCTTATGCGACAGGCGGGCAGGTTTCTTCGGGAATACAGGGAGGCCCGCTCCCGCGTTTCTTTCAAGGAGTTTTGCAAGACCCCGGATCTGGCCTCGGAAATTACGCTGATGGTGGTTGACCGCTTCGGCGTGGACGCGGCCATAATTTTCTCAGACATACTGCTCATACTGGAACCCCTGGGACTCTCCCTTGAGTATTCGAGCGTCGACGGTCCCGTGATAGGCAAGCCTCTTAGGACCCGAAGGCGCATAGAAGCCCTGAGGGACTTTGATCCCGAGAGCATGGATTTTGTCTACCAGGCTCTGCGTATCACGAGAAAGGCGCTTGCCCCCGAAGTTTCGCTTATTGGTTTTAGCGGTGCTCCCTTTACCGTGGCTTCCTATGCGGTTGAGGGAAGCGGTTCAAAAAACTACGTAAACACGAAAAAACTCATGTATGGAGACCCTTCCCTGTGGGAGAGGCTGATGGAGATTCTGACCGAGAGTATTTCGGATTATCTCTGTGCTCAGGTGGATGCCGGGGCCGATGCCGTGCAGATTTTCGACAGTTGGGTGGGTTGTCTTTCCCCGGCGGATTACGAGAGATTCGTTTTTCCGCACGTAAAGAAACTTATCTCGGCGCTCCCGCCGGAAGTTCCGGTAATATTGTTCGGGACCGGAACCGGTTCCTTGCTCGAACTCATGGGAGAGACCGGGGCTGGAGTTATAGGTCTTGACTGGAGGGTCGATATTCTTGACGGCTGGCAGAGGGCGGGAAGTTCTCTCGCGGTTCAGGGGAATCTTGATCCGGTCTCAATGCTCTCAACCCCGTCTCACGTCGTGGAGGAGGCGAGGAAGATACTGGACAGAGTGAGAGGAAGGCCCGGGCATATATTCAATCTGGGTCACGGTGTACTGCCGCAGACGCCGGTTGATAATGTTCTGAGGCTGATTGACGAGGTACACGAGTATTCCGCGCGAAGGGAAGCTTAGGAAGAAGTTCCATGCAAAATAATTTTGACGCCGTAATGATGATTGGATACGGGGCTCCCGAGAAAAAAGAGGACATAATGCCCTTTCTCAGGAATGTGGCGAGCGGGAGACCGATACCCGAGGACAGGCTGCGGGAAGTCGCCCATCACTACGAAATCTTCGATGGGAAGTCTCCGCTCAACGAATTTACTTACAAGCAGGCCCGAAAACTTGAGAAGCTTCTTTCAGTGTGGGGGTATGATCTTCCGGTTTACGTCGGGATGAGGAACTGGCATCCGTTCATCAAGGATTCCCTTGAGCAGATGCGGGAAAATGGTGTTAAGAACCTGGTGGGCCTCATAATGGCCGTTTACCGCTCCGATGCGAGCTGGGAGAGGTACATGAGGGATGTGGACGAGGCCTGCGAAGATCTCAAGATGGAGCTTCACGTGGAATATGTTCCGCCGCTTTTTAACCATCCTCTTTTTATAGAGGGCTCGGCGGCCAAGGTAATGGAACGAATGCGTGAAATTCCCGAGGGCAGGCTTGATACCACTATGCTGGTCTTTACGGCTCACAGCATTCCCGAGAGGATGTCGGATTCGTCTCCCTATGCTCTTCAGTTTGAGACTTCCTCCATGCTGGTGGCGGACAGAGTCGGGCACAAAAAATGGATGATTGCCTACCAGAGCAGAAGCGGCTCTCCGAACGAGAAATGGCTTGAACCGGACATATGCGACGTGATAGGGAACCTCGCTGACCGGGGCTTCACGGATATCGTGATTCAGCCGATAGGATTTGTCTGCGATCATGTCGAGGTGCTTTTCGATATAGGGGTTGAGGCGACCGAGGCTGCGCGCGAGTACGGGGTGAACCTCTACAGGGCCGAGACCGTAAACGACGATGACCGCTACATAAAGGCTCTGGGCGACGGGGTGTTGAGGCTCATCGATTCAGAAAACTCCCGGCAATAAGTAAGATAGTTCGGTATGAAAGTTGCGATTGTCGGCGCAGGAATCTCGGGTCTTTCCTCTGCTCACTACCTGAGAAAGCTTTGCCGGGAGGGAAACGTCCCCCTTGAGCTTGTTCTTTTCGAGTCCTCCGCGCGTCCAGGAGGGGTCTTCGATACCGTAAAAAAGGAGGACATGGTTCTTGAACTCGGACCCGATTCCTTTATAACGTCAAAGCCTTGGGCGCTTGATCTTGCAAGGGAGCTCGGACTGAGGGATTCGCTCCTTGGGGTGGGATACGGCCAGCGGAAGGACACGTTCGTTTATCAGGCGGGAAAGCTCTGGGCGCTTCCCGAGGGTTTTTTCCTGATGGCTCCCTCAAAGCTTCTTCCCTTTTTGCGCAGCCGACTGTTCAGCGCCGGGGCCAAGCTCAGGGTGCTTTTTGAGCCTCTGGTTCCCCGCGGTGGGGGAGGGGACGAAAGCATTCGTTCTTTTGTGGAGAGGAGATTCGGAAGGGAAATCTTCGAGAAGGCCGCGCAGCCTCTTCTGGGCGGGATATACATGGCCGACCCCGATAAGCTCAGCCTCTTGGCCACCATGCCGCAGTTCCTTGAGATGGAGCAGCGAAGCCGAAGCGTCCTTTGGGACCTTCTTCGCAATCCACCGACGTCCCGTGGGGAAAGCGGTGCCAGGTACGGTCTTTTTCTCACTCCGGCGGAGGGTATGTCTCTTATCGTCGAAAGACTTTGCGAAAGCGCCGAATTTGCGAGGCAGGATTACAAGACCCCGGTTCTTTCCCTTAAAAAATCAGAAAAGGGATGGCTTGTCGGTTCTGGACGTGGAGAAGAGGAGTTTGACGCTGTCATCCTGTCCGTCGGGGCCGATACGGCAGGCCGGCTGCTTTCTGATGTCGATCCGCAACTTGGAGCGAGACTCTCGGGCGTGCGCTATGTTTCTTCTGTTGTCGCGACTCTTGTTTTTGATGAAAAGGATTTCCGCGGTCTTCCCGAGGGCTTGGGAATCATAATTCCTTCCAGAGAGGGAATGAACCTCGTTGCGTGTTCGCTTTACAGCAGCAAGTTTCCCGGAAAGTCCGGGAGCGGAAAAGTGGTGATCAGGTGTTTTCTCGGAGGAGAGCTTAACCCCGATGCGGTACTTTGGGATGAGGAAGAAATAAAATCCGTCTTAAGGGAAGAACTTGCGAGAGTTTTTGGATTCGATAACCATCCGACAGAGATTTATATCAGGAGATATAAGATGTCCATGCCGCGCTTTGCACTGGGACACAAAGAGGATATCTCGGGCGTTATGCACCGACTTTCGCGTCACTCGGGGCTTGCTCTTTGCGGATCGGCTTATCATGGCATCGGAATTCCGGACTGCGTACGCTCGGGAGAACTCGCCGCTAGGAAAATTTATGCGGATATTATCCGTTGAGTGGAAAAGGAAGGAAACGTGAGTGTGATTGCAAAGATGGTTTGACCACTTTTTCTTTATGCTGAAACCGGCAAACAGGGGGTGGCATAATTTCTATTGATCCCTGTTGATCATTCGGTAAATTCCATTATTAAGAGTATGCGGCAAATACTGCTGGCAATCGCTGAGGGACCCTTGGACCCCCAAAAGTTCCGTAGGAGGAGAGCGGCAGCCCTCCTCGCATACTCCAGAGATGACCAAGTGACACCTCAAATCCTATCCTTTTCCTTTCTTTCAATTCCCAAACTATTTTTGCCATTTGATGGAAGTAGCTCTCAAACTATAGCAGGCCGATATACATAGGCCGTGGACAAATTTGAAGTGGAATGGGGCATACTCTTCGGGGAATCGCTTTCCAAAACTTCACAATGGTGGTCTTGCAGTCCGTATACCTTTCCGCGTCTGGATTGCAGTCGTCCTTTATAGCGTAGACATTTCGCTTGTTAATTCTGATCTGTGCACCCATGGCGATCTCCAGAAGTCTTGTTTCCGAATAGCCGTTTTATGAAATGTGGTATTGATCCTCGTGTTTTTCCTCGCCACTTAAAAACTGGCTGAACCGGTGTTTAGAGGAGTTGGCTATCACCGAGAATCTTTGTCGGAGTGATTAGTATTAAGTTTTCTCCTATCCATCTTTACTTTTAACAAGCTCGATCGCAATATTGAGTCTTGCTGATCGCAACATTTTTTGTATTTCTTACCGCTGTTACAGTAGCATAACGCATTGCGATTTCTGCCCTTACCTCTACGAGAGACTAAAGCTAAAGCATCCTCAATACCTCTATCTCCGTGGGCATGTCCCTCCCAAGGTTCCTGTCCTTTTATTCTTCTATAAGATTGCCAGTAAAAAAACGGAACAACTTTTTTTAATATGAAATCCACCGCACCTTGCCATCGGTACTCAGGAAATATCCCCAGACAGCAACTGTTGCAATCATTTTTGTCAACATGAAGATCTTCCAAGTCTACTTCCGAGTCAGTTGAAAATCTTAATATTCTCCCAGAGGTTTCATAAACTTTCGGGAAACCGAACAAGTCTTTTTTATCAAATTTAATTTCTATTTCGTAGGAATCATATATAGCTTCCCGATGTTGAGAGTTGTGCTCTAACTCTCTGCTACTGCTGTCATACCAGCAGCAAAGGTCCAAAGTTCCCCATATGCGCCCATTCCGTACTTCGCAGTTTAATTGCGGGAATACATCCCTTACTTTCTCAATATCTTCATCCTTTAAAACGATATCCATGGTTTTTCCACATTCGTCTTAAAGGGCTTCTTCCTTTTTTTCCCAAAGGGAAAACGGTCTCCAAACACTTTTCTCCAATATTTAGAAGCTTCCTCCTCGCAATCGGAGTCTATAGCTCTCTGGGCATTTCCACCAAATACCTCTAACTCATGCA comes from Candidatus Dadabacteria bacterium and encodes:
- the hemG gene encoding protoporphyrinogen oxidase — encoded protein: MKVAIVGAGISGLSSAHYLRKLCREGNVPLELVLFESSARPGGVFDTVKKEDMVLELGPDSFITSKPWALDLARELGLRDSLLGVGYGQRKDTFVYQAGKLWALPEGFFLMAPSKLLPFLRSRLFSAGAKLRVLFEPLVPRGGGGDESIRSFVERRFGREIFEKAAQPLLGGIYMADPDKLSLLATMPQFLEMEQRSRSVLWDLLRNPPTSRGESGARYGLFLTPAEGMSLIVERLCESAEFARQDYKTPVLSLKKSEKGWLVGSGRGEEEFDAVILSVGADTAGRLLSDVDPQLGARLSGVRYVSSVVATLVFDEKDFRGLPEGLGIIIPSREGMNLVACSLYSSKFPGKSGSGKVVIRCFLGGELNPDAVLWDEEEIKSVLREELARVFGFDNHPTEIYIRRYKMSMPRFALGHKEDISGVMHRLSRHSGLALCGSAYHGIGIPDCVRSGELAARKIYADIIR
- the hemH gene encoding ferrochelatase; its protein translation is MQNNFDAVMMIGYGAPEKKEDIMPFLRNVASGRPIPEDRLREVAHHYEIFDGKSPLNEFTYKQARKLEKLLSVWGYDLPVYVGMRNWHPFIKDSLEQMRENGVKNLVGLIMAVYRSDASWERYMRDVDEACEDLKMELHVEYVPPLFNHPLFIEGSAAKVMERMREIPEGRLDTTMLVFTAHSIPERMSDSSPYALQFETSSMLVADRVGHKKWMIAYQSRSGSPNEKWLEPDICDVIGNLADRGFTDIVIQPIGFVCDHVEVLFDIGVEATEAAREYGVNLYRAETVNDDDRYIKALGDGVLRLIDSENSRQ
- the hemE gene encoding uroporphyrinogen decarboxylase produces the protein MKKLISYHGGVPRVAPSMREVPDLKSPYVAGFADDLFSGNVDILVLMTGVGTRILSDMVIAESEEKKYLDALSATTILARGPKPVAALRKFGIKPNITVPEPNTWRDILSTFDQRDMSLENLVVYVQEYGVSNEEFLASLEKRGADVRRIPIYRWALPEDLGPLRDAVRSVSEGEEDCLLFTSSRQVSNLFEVAAGEGYADDFIEGIKKALVCSIGPTTTETLRENGISVDYEPDSPKMGNLVREVARRSAALLAKKRTAFQNGVDTRNWNRTQMVWSEDGAQVQRREITSEGAFMKACRLEKSDYTPIWLMRQAGRFLREYREARSRVSFKEFCKTPDLASEITLMVVDRFGVDAAIIFSDILLILEPLGLSLEYSSVDGPVIGKPLRTRRRIEALRDFDPESMDFVYQALRITRKALAPEVSLIGFSGAPFTVASYAVEGSGSKNYVNTKKLMYGDPSLWERLMEILTESISDYLCAQVDAGADAVQIFDSWVGCLSPADYERFVFPHVKKLISALPPEVPVILFGTGTGSLLELMGETGAGVIGLDWRVDILDGWQRAGSSLAVQGNLDPVSMLSTPSHVVEEARKILDRVRGRPGHIFNLGHGVLPQTPVDNVLRLIDEVHEYSARREA